A window of the Fibrobacter sp. UWH6 genome harbors these coding sequences:
- the hisC gene encoding histidinol-phosphate transaminase: protein MIDPRPELSKLSDYVPGKSMDEIRAKYGLTEVVKLASNENPLGPSPKAKEAYLKIVDTLHLYPRGDAPTLINALAEFYGVKTSQLVLGNGSDEIIDMVGKAFIRQGDNCVGITPTFSVYKFTTLSNGADFIGVGVGEEKTDLNKLAAAINEKTRVAFICSPNNPTGVYYTGAELEEFLSKVPSNVMVFLDEAYAEFATAEDYPRMFEMIAKYPNLLINRTFSKIYGLAGIRLGYAISSEQVIKAMWKIKPPFDINLAAQAAAIAALGDKEHVERTRQLNADGIKVLKPFFEGLGFKVLPTQGNFICVHIGPKAKEMVQFLEENGMIIRGLTSFGLPEHVRITLGKPEENQFLMNLVKKWTKQV from the coding sequence ATGATCGATCCGCGTCCCGAACTTTCTAAGCTTTCTGACTACGTCCCTGGCAAGTCCATGGATGAAATTCGTGCCAAGTACGGCCTTACCGAAGTGGTAAAGCTGGCTTCCAACGAAAACCCCCTCGGCCCTTCCCCCAAGGCCAAGGAAGCCTACCTGAAGATCGTGGACACACTGCATCTTTACCCTCGTGGTGACGCTCCCACCCTGATTAACGCCCTTGCCGAATTTTACGGTGTCAAGACCAGCCAGTTGGTGCTGGGTAACGGTTCCGACGAAATCATCGACATGGTAGGCAAGGCATTTATCCGTCAGGGCGACAACTGTGTGGGCATTACCCCCACCTTCAGCGTCTACAAGTTTACCACACTCTCCAACGGTGCCGATTTTATTGGCGTTGGGGTCGGCGAAGAAAAGACCGACTTGAATAAGTTGGCCGCAGCCATTAATGAAAAGACCCGCGTGGCCTTTATCTGCAGCCCCAATAACCCCACCGGCGTTTACTACACAGGCGCAGAACTTGAAGAATTTTTGAGCAAGGTTCCCTCCAATGTGATGGTGTTCCTGGACGAAGCCTACGCTGAATTCGCCACCGCTGAAGATTACCCTCGCATGTTCGAAATGATCGCGAAGTACCCCAACCTGCTTATCAACCGCACCTTCAGCAAGATCTACGGTCTGGCAGGCATCCGTCTGGGTTACGCCATCTCCAGCGAACAGGTCATCAAGGCCATGTGGAAGATCAAGCCGCCTTTCGACATTAACCTGGCCGCCCAGGCTGCAGCCATTGCCGCCCTCGGCGACAAGGAACACGTGGAACGTACCCGCCAGCTGAACGCCGACGGCATCAAGGTCCTGAAGCCCTTCTTCGAAGGTCTCGGTTTCAAGGTGCTGCCCACCCAAGGCAACTTCATCTGCGTCCACATCGGCCCTAAGGCAAAAGAAATGGTGCAGTTCCTGGAAGAAAACGGCATGATTATCCGCGGCCTCACCAGCTTCGGTTTGCCGGAACACGTCCGCATTACCTTGGGCAAGCCTGAAGAAAACCAGTTCTTGATGAATCTTGTTAAGAAGTGGACAAAACAGGTATGA
- a CDS encoding inositol monophosphatase family protein codes for MSATKENLDLLNIALKAAELAQGNILKYFQNDVGVEWKADKTPVTIADKSTEELCREFWAKETPGFGVIGEEFGIESPDAEYQWVIDPIDGTKAFIHGVPLFGTLIALYRRGEAIASLIRIPAMNTAVWAVKDGGAFLGSSAQDCRVSKCSKVEKLSDALVLSGTVNTMETAGYGEQYANVRRAARLHRGWGDCYGYYLVAAGRAELMIDPIVSLWDIAPYPLLFSEAGGKFSMLDGRTELFDANGKPVAPIYEGYTSFASNGLIHNEVAGYFKK; via the coding sequence ATGAGCGCAACAAAAGAAAATCTTGATTTGTTAAACATTGCCCTGAAGGCTGCCGAACTGGCTCAGGGTAACATCCTAAAGTATTTCCAGAACGATGTTGGCGTGGAATGGAAAGCAGACAAGACTCCTGTGACCATCGCCGACAAGAGCACCGAAGAACTTTGCCGCGAATTCTGGGCAAAGGAAACTCCGGGCTTCGGCGTCATTGGTGAAGAATTTGGAATCGAAAGTCCCGATGCAGAATACCAGTGGGTCATCGATCCCATCGACGGCACCAAGGCATTCATCCACGGCGTGCCTCTGTTCGGTACCTTGATTGCACTATACCGTCGCGGCGAAGCAATCGCCAGCCTTATCCGCATCCCGGCCATGAACACCGCTGTTTGGGCCGTGAAGGATGGCGGAGCATTCCTCGGTAGCAGCGCACAGGACTGCCGCGTCTCCAAGTGTTCCAAGGTGGAAAAACTTTCCGACGCCCTGGTTCTTTCCGGCACCGTCAACACCATGGAAACTGCAGGCTATGGCGAACAGTACGCAAACGTCCGTCGCGCAGCCCGCCTCCACCGCGGTTGGGGCGACTGCTACGGTTACTACCTGGTAGCCGCAGGCCGCGCCGAACTGATGATCGACCCCATCGTTTCCCTCTGGGACATCGCCCCGTATCCTCTGCTTTTCTCTGAGGCAGGTGGCAAGTTCAGCATGCTGGACGGCAGAACCGAACTGTTCGATGCCAACGGCAAGCCCGTCGCCCCCATTTACGAAGGCTACACCAGCTTCGCATCCAACGGACTCATCCACAACGAAGTTGCAGGGTATTTCAAGAAGTAA
- a CDS encoding DNA internalization-related competence protein ComEC/Rec2 produces the protein MVFIVTLVTFDAPVYGIPLLILCPFLIHVASRHLQKASLAALILALISHYALHSPINPIKSQDVPQQGCGIVETIQKKSSGLAVIINSGSNKIRLTEKRDLPIMPMAGDSICYEASWYPVNPPTVPGAFDTRQWLQSQGLTAYGKFKHWDVYSHRLVPERYFYKFRQWIARRFADYLDPAETGLLLGLLAGDKSGIPDALRSDFQRTGLVHVLAISGFHVVLLAGMLMILLKATGLPHHIVRLFAVLLLLLYIPVTGGSPAVRRAVIMFSVPLIGATFQKQPNPLNSLGIALFIIMFPEPEVIWNPGFQLSVAATAGIIISGPLNPLQGLPKKLTKNKLWAFFQGAILEPTYVTFCATLSTAPFLIHHFKTLSPVAWFGNIVVVPAISMGMQAGLFALLSPLDILRQNFCYAAKFFLRLATLLTRLLSDSSEASATVGPFGPALLLLLGLVILLAPAAKKNRLVQRFYLTSLLVFCGTFAYGNFIKASVPNWQLTTLDIGQGDSHLLTTPSQKHFLIDAGDGTQNTIVPYLHHIGVSRLDAFIITHPDLDHYGGALSLIKTFPVKELWITDCARIEDKSNWQKFIQEAYSRGIIIRDMERGLLWKEHLFQIEILHPVTRRCVDVNTQSITLRAKGLGHSALLTGDLTIAGEKEIMNTDMYIKSDVLKLGHHGSKTSSSRVFLQKVQPQLAIVSSGRHNRFRHPSKQVIQRLDSLGIPYVNTAEKGTIHILFSREGVQTSTMLE, from the coding sequence ATGGTTTTCATCGTCACTTTGGTCACCTTCGACGCCCCCGTCTATGGAATTCCCCTACTGATTCTTTGTCCCTTTTTGATCCACGTTGCCTCCCGCCACTTGCAAAAGGCCTCCCTTGCGGCCCTGATTCTAGCCCTAATCAGCCACTACGCATTGCATAGCCCCATAAACCCGATTAAGTCCCAAGATGTTCCTCAACAGGGTTGCGGCATCGTCGAGACGATTCAAAAAAAATCCAGCGGTCTAGCCGTCATCATCAACAGCGGTTCTAACAAAATAAGACTCACCGAAAAACGGGACCTCCCCATTATGCCCATGGCCGGAGATTCCATTTGTTACGAAGCCAGCTGGTACCCAGTCAATCCGCCAACCGTTCCAGGTGCGTTTGATACACGGCAATGGCTGCAATCACAAGGATTAACCGCCTACGGAAAATTCAAGCACTGGGATGTCTATAGCCACCGACTAGTTCCCGAACGATACTTCTATAAATTCCGACAATGGATAGCCCGCAGATTCGCCGACTACCTGGACCCAGCCGAAACAGGACTCTTGCTCGGGCTACTTGCCGGCGACAAGAGCGGAATACCCGACGCCCTCCGCAGCGACTTTCAGAGGACGGGGCTTGTGCATGTGCTAGCCATCAGCGGATTCCATGTGGTACTGCTGGCAGGAATGCTCATGATTCTTTTGAAAGCAACAGGCCTCCCCCATCACATAGTGCGTCTGTTTGCGGTATTACTGCTATTGCTCTACATCCCTGTAACCGGAGGTTCTCCTGCCGTGCGACGGGCCGTCATCATGTTCTCGGTCCCTCTAATAGGAGCCACCTTCCAAAAGCAGCCCAACCCATTAAACAGTCTGGGAATCGCCCTATTCATCATCATGTTCCCGGAACCTGAAGTCATCTGGAATCCAGGCTTTCAGCTATCCGTGGCGGCTACGGCGGGCATCATCATTAGCGGCCCTCTAAATCCACTACAGGGTCTCCCCAAGAAACTGACCAAGAACAAACTATGGGCATTTTTTCAAGGAGCCATACTGGAACCTACCTACGTCACCTTTTGCGCCACCCTTTCTACAGCCCCCTTTCTCATCCATCATTTCAAGACTTTGTCGCCCGTTGCCTGGTTCGGAAACATCGTCGTTGTGCCAGCCATTTCCATGGGTATGCAGGCTGGCCTATTTGCCTTGCTATCGCCCCTCGATATTTTAAGGCAAAACTTCTGCTATGCCGCCAAATTCTTTTTGCGTCTGGCCACCCTGTTAACGCGATTACTGTCCGACTCTTCGGAAGCCTCCGCCACGGTGGGCCCCTTCGGCCCTGCGTTACTCCTTCTGCTGGGGCTGGTGATACTGCTGGCCCCTGCCGCAAAAAAGAACCGCCTTGTCCAGAGATTTTACCTGACGAGCCTTCTCGTATTTTGCGGAACATTCGCCTACGGAAATTTCATAAAGGCTAGCGTTCCCAATTGGCAATTAACCACCCTAGATATAGGCCAAGGCGACAGCCACCTGCTTACAACTCCATCCCAAAAACATTTCCTCATCGACGCCGGTGACGGAACCCAGAACACCATCGTCCCCTACCTGCACCACATCGGAGTTTCCCGCCTCGACGCCTTTATCATCACCCACCCGGATCTGGACCATTACGGCGGAGCCCTTTCCCTGATTAAGACATTCCCTGTAAAAGAATTGTGGATTACGGATTGTGCCCGCATAGAAGACAAGTCTAACTGGCAAAAATTCATTCAGGAAGCATACAGCCGAGGCATAATCATTCGGGATATGGAACGTGGATTGCTATGGAAAGAACATCTTTTCCAGATTGAAATTCTTCATCCGGTTACCCGCCGGTGTGTCGACGTAAACACCCAGAGCATCACACTGCGGGCCAAGGGATTGGGACACTCCGCCCTACTTACAGGCGATCTGACTATTGCAGGAGAAAAGGAAATCATGAACACAGATATGTACATAAAAAGTGATGTCCTGAAATTAGGACATCACGGATCAAAAACGTCTAGCAGTCGAGTCTTTCTGCAAAAGGTGCAACCCCAGTTAGCTATTGTTTCTAGCGGGCGACACAACCGCTTTCGCCACCCCAGCAAGCAGGTCATCCAACGGCTGGATTCCCTTGGAATACCTTACGTGAATACCGCCGAAAAAGGGACCATCCACATTTTATTTTCAAGGGAAGGCGTGCAGACAAGCACCATGCTAGAATAA